A single region of the Lathamus discolor isolate bLatDis1 chromosome 13, bLatDis1.hap1, whole genome shotgun sequence genome encodes:
- the SMIM36 gene encoding small integral membrane protein 36 encodes MEFYLEIDPVTLNLIILVASYVILLLVFLISCVLYDCRGKDPSKEYAPEVPADTQPPIRLVVMQQGSPSTRWAKGLISAYENSSDLPGKRTTVV; translated from the coding sequence ATGGAGTTTTATTTGGAGATTGACCCTGTTACCTTGAATCTCATCATTCTGGTAGCTAGTTATGTtattttgcttctggttttcctGATCTCCTGTGTGCTCTATGACTGCAGGGGGAAGGATCCCAGCAAGGAATATGCTCCTGAGGTCCCTGCAGACACCCAGCCTCCGATCCGGTTGGTGGTGATGCAGCAGGGCTCCCCCAGCACCCGCTGGGCAAAGGGGCTGATCTCTGCCTACGAGAATTCCTCTGACCTGCCAGGGAAAAGGACTACTGTTGTGTAA